ACGTTGGCGGGCACTACGATCACCGCCAAGTCGAGCTCCGATGGCACGTCCTTCAAGCTCGGGTAGCACTTGAGACCGAGCACCTCGTCGACGTTAGGGTTTATCGGAAAAACTCGCGTTCTCGGAAAGCCGTTCTCGAGTATGTTTTTAAGTATTACATGGCCAATCTTTGTCGGCTCTCTAGAGGCACCTACGACGGCTACAGTGCGGGGCCTTATGAGATATTCTAATCCTCTCACGAAAGCCTGGACGTCTTACGGCTATAAAAACTTCTTAAGAAGAACCTACTCCTCCTCTCCTCCTGCCTCTTCTTCTAAGCTTTCGATGTATCGCCTGTACTCCTCAGCGTCCATCAACTTCTCGAGCTCGTTTGGGTCGGAGATCTCTATCTTTACTATCCAACCATCTTCGTATGGCGAATCGTTTATTAGCTCCGGCTTATCTACCAGATTGCTGTTTACCTCTACCACTTTTCCTGTAATTGGAGAATACACTTCTGACACGGCCTTTACAGACTCTATCGTACAGAGCGTATCGCCTTGCTTAAGTTTCTGGTTTATACTCGGCAACTCGAGATACATTATGTCACGTAGCTTCTTCTGCGCATAGTCCGTTATGCCGACCATCGCGACCTTCTTCTTAATTATCTTAATCCATAGGTGGTCCTTACTGTATATCAAGTCTTCCGGTATTTCAAAACTTTCAGACACGTACGGTGCCACCTAAAGCGCCCGCATTCAAATCTTATATTTAAAATTTCCCAAAGGACTCACTTCAGCATTTCGCTGAGCCTTTTATACTCGCCCTCTTTATAAAATAGAATTTCGGTCTCGAGCTTTACCCGCATGCCTAGCCTTCTGAATAGCTGAAGGAGCGTACCTCCATCGATCTTATCCTGCAGAGCGCCCTTATCTGCCAGCTCGACCAGCTTATTTATCACGAGCTTCGTCTGCTCAGGATACTGCTCCAGGGCGGCATTAAGCACCTCCTCCGCCCTATCGCCAAGGAACGGTCTAA
The window above is part of the Aigarchaeota archaeon genome. Proteins encoded here:
- the gcvH gene encoding glycine cleavage system protein GcvH, with amino-acid sequence MAPYVSESFEIPEDLIYSKDHLWIKIIKKKVAMVGITDYAQKKLRDIMYLELPSINQKLKQGDTLCTIESVKAVSEVYSPITGKVVEVNSNLVDKPELINDSPYEDGWIVKIEISDPNELEKLMDAEEYRRYIESLEEEAGGEEE